The following proteins are co-located in the Marispirochaeta aestuarii genome:
- a CDS encoding septal ring lytic transglycosylase RlpA family protein, whose translation MKSPVKVLALLSFLIALYSLPGWSQDQLYRESGGASWYGPGFHGRITASGERFNTNDLTAAHKTLPFGTRVRVTNTANGKSVTVRINDRGPFVQGRIIDLSRAAAEQLGMLESGTAQVLVEELGSRGVAEASPAGERAKPSGSEKSVQVASFGDRSNAERLASRLDGAGLQAEIRQAGSFYRVIVPGVSEEKLDGVLKSLDELGFSNPLVR comes from the coding sequence ATGAAGAGTCCAGTCAAAGTTCTTGCCCTCCTTAGTTTCCTGATTGCCCTGTATTCCCTCCCGGGCTGGTCACAGGATCAGCTGTACAGGGAAAGCGGCGGTGCCTCCTGGTATGGTCCCGGCTTTCACGGGAGGATTACCGCAAGCGGAGAACGCTTCAATACCAACGACCTCACTGCAGCTCACAAAACCCTGCCCTTCGGAACGCGGGTTCGGGTAACGAATACCGCCAACGGAAAAAGCGTCACAGTGCGTATCAACGATCGCGGACCTTTCGTTCAGGGAAGGATAATCGACCTGTCCAGGGCAGCGGCGGAACAGCTCGGCATGCTGGAGAGCGGTACGGCCCAGGTCCTGGTGGAAGAACTCGGGAGCCGGGGAGTCGCAGAAGCATCTCCCGCAGGAGAAAGGGCAAAACCCTCAGGCTCCGAAAAATCCGTTCAGGTGGCCTCCTTTGGAGACAGGAGCAATGCCGAAAGACTTGCATCACGCCTTGACGGGGCAGGTTTACAGGCGGAGATCCGCCAGGCTGGTAGTTTTTACCGGGTCATCGTTCCGGGCGTATCTGAAGAGAAGCTTGACGGAGTTCTGAAATCCCTTGACGAGCTCGGATTTTCCAATCCACTGGTTCGATAG
- a CDS encoding chemotaxis protein CheD, with the protein MKESIIKTVPPGETEDISLYPGELYIHTGGPGPRVWTLLGSCVAVALFNRKAGIGAICHAQLPQRRLKNLDCSKDCPEDCERLSGEPGKFRYMTCAFKQMLKVLTNQGIPASSLSAYLIGGSEVAPAGKDFFRVGAGNIDMARSLLRQHRISVVFEDTGGKTGRSLYFFPATGRLYYRFHGERDFRSLLE; encoded by the coding sequence GTGAAGGAATCCATAATCAAGACAGTACCTCCCGGCGAGACGGAGGATATATCCCTCTATCCCGGCGAATTATACATTCATACCGGCGGCCCGGGGCCCCGGGTCTGGACCCTTCTGGGATCCTGTGTCGCAGTGGCCCTTTTTAACCGCAAGGCGGGAATCGGGGCAATCTGTCACGCCCAGTTGCCTCAGCGGCGCTTGAAGAACCTGGACTGCAGTAAGGACTGCCCCGAGGATTGTGAAAGACTTTCCGGAGAACCGGGTAAATTCAGGTACATGACCTGCGCTTTCAAACAGATGCTCAAGGTTCTTACAAATCAGGGGATACCCGCTTCCAGTCTCTCGGCATATCTCATCGGAGGGTCAGAAGTGGCTCCGGCGGGTAAAGACTTCTTTCGCGTGGGAGCGGGGAATATTGACATGGCCCGATCCCTGCTCCGGCAGCACAGGATCTCCGTCGTGTTTGAGGATACCGGAGGTAAGACCGGCCGCAGCCTCTATTTCTTTCCCGCCACGGGACGGCTCTACTACCGTTTCCATGGTGAGCGGGATTTTCGCAGCCTCCTGGAATAA
- a CDS encoding class I SAM-dependent methyltransferase, giving the protein MKDTDTGSRVPSSPGSNRLLSSRLYDLFMVPLEAAGIARLRRRIIPRAEGDVLETGAGTGANLKYYNQAQLSSLILSDHKPGRLLLRRAFRYKAEVVEADVSRLPFEDKTFDTVVFTLLFCSVEDPAAGLAEIQRVLKPGGRILFLEHVLGCSPLTRAVQHSLTPFWRRISGNCHLNRETFDLIAGSGFVIEERMTEAGCVLSAGIGRR; this is encoded by the coding sequence ATGAAGGATACCGACACCGGTTCCCGGGTTCCGTCTTCGCCCGGTTCAAACAGACTTCTTTCCAGCCGCCTGTACGACCTTTTCATGGTCCCTCTGGAAGCGGCGGGAATCGCGCGACTGCGAAGAAGGATTATTCCCCGGGCAGAGGGAGATGTGCTGGAAACCGGTGCAGGAACAGGGGCAAACCTGAAATACTACAATCAAGCACAGCTTTCTTCGCTGATTCTCAGCGATCATAAACCCGGCCGACTTCTTCTCAGGCGGGCCTTCAGGTATAAAGCAGAGGTGGTGGAGGCAGATGTCTCCCGTCTCCCCTTTGAGGATAAAACCTTCGATACCGTGGTATTCACCCTGCTGTTCTGCTCCGTGGAAGATCCGGCTGCGGGACTCGCAGAAATACAGCGTGTGTTGAAACCGGGGGGCAGAATCCTCTTCCTCGAGCATGTGCTCGGATGCTCCCCTCTTACCCGGGCGGTCCAGCACTCCCTGACGCCATTCTGGCGGCGGATCAGCGGAAACTGTCACCTGAACAGGGAGACCTTCGATCTTATTGCAGGTTCCGGATTCGTTATTGAGGAACGTATGACCGAAGCAGGCTGTGTCCTCAGCGCGGGGATCGGTCGCCGATAA
- a CDS encoding AzlD domain-containing protein: protein MRSDIVMIIAGAALATYLPRAIPFLVGFPENIPGFLRRLLAVMPVAALGALIFPAVLLSFPERPVAGIAGVAAAALVAWVRGGLIIPVLSSIASAYIILSL from the coding sequence GTGAGAAGCGATATTGTGATGATTATAGCCGGCGCCGCTCTGGCAACCTATCTTCCCCGGGCGATCCCCTTCCTTGTCGGTTTTCCGGAAAATATACCCGGATTTCTCCGCCGGCTTCTTGCGGTAATGCCCGTCGCCGCGCTGGGGGCTCTGATTTTTCCCGCAGTGCTGTTGTCCTTTCCGGAGCGTCCCGTCGCCGGTATCGCGGGAGTCGCTGCGGCTGCCCTTGTCGCCTGGGTGCGGGGAGGACTTATCATTCCTGTCCTCAGCTCCATTGCCTCCGCCTATATCATACTGAGTCTGTAA
- a CDS encoding AzlC family ABC transporter permease, translating to MRQSSFRQGLLQGVPIFIGYFPAAVAFGLLARNGGLDFPAVLLFSMTNFAGASQFLALNLTLTGSALYEIITGVLLVNLRYLLMSASLRPKLRCGLLLRGLAAFGNTDEVFAVASLRESYLEPRFMAGLEAVSYAGWISGTVTGYLFGAVLPGPVQAAVGGTLYALFAALLVPEVKRESRNLVVAGLAAAINCVMVYGAGLSIGWSFVVALIAAALFGAFYIPPSPEYREAL from the coding sequence ATGCGTCAATCATCTTTCAGACAGGGGCTGCTCCAGGGAGTGCCGATTTTTATCGGCTACTTTCCGGCGGCTGTCGCCTTCGGTCTTCTTGCCCGCAACGGAGGCCTGGATTTTCCCGCTGTTCTTCTTTTTTCCATGACCAACTTCGCGGGGGCCTCCCAGTTTCTGGCCCTTAATTTAACCTTAACCGGGTCGGCCCTCTATGAGATTATTACCGGTGTGCTTCTTGTCAACCTGCGCTACCTCCTGATGAGCGCCTCCCTGCGTCCCAAACTGCGCTGCGGTCTTCTGCTGCGCGGTCTTGCGGCTTTCGGTAATACCGACGAGGTTTTTGCGGTTGCCTCTCTCCGTGAGTCTTACCTTGAACCCCGGTTTATGGCCGGACTCGAAGCTGTTTCCTACGCCGGGTGGATTTCCGGGACTGTCACCGGGTATCTCTTCGGTGCGGTACTGCCCGGGCCTGTTCAGGCGGCGGTGGGGGGAACCTTATATGCCCTCTTTGCAGCCCTTCTTGTCCCGGAGGTCAAGCGGGAAAGCAGGAACCTGGTGGTAGCCGGACTGGCCGCAGCAATCAACTGCGTAATGGTATACGGAGCCGGTCTCTCCATCGGCTGGTCCTTCGTCGTGGCCCTGATTGCGGCGGCTCTTTTCGGTGCTTTCTATATTCCCCCATCGCCGGAGTACCGGGAGGCCCTGTGA
- a CDS encoding thioredoxin family protein: MISLKNLEEAERLISENPMALLYLSRPDCGVCTAIRPKVEGLLKEYPRIRAGYVDLDQIPEAAGRFSVYTIPAILVYAEGKETVREARYISLDDLETRIARPYRFLFS; this comes from the coding sequence ATGATTAGCCTGAAGAATCTTGAAGAAGCTGAACGACTGATCAGCGAAAACCCCATGGCCCTGCTCTATCTCAGCAGGCCGGACTGCGGTGTCTGCACGGCGATCAGGCCCAAGGTGGAAGGACTTCTGAAGGAATACCCACGGATCAGAGCCGGGTACGTCGATCTTGATCAGATCCCCGAAGCGGCGGGAAGATTCTCCGTTTATACCATCCCCGCTATCCTGGTCTACGCCGAAGGGAAGGAGACCGTCCGGGAGGCCCGTTACATTAGCCTGGACGATCTGGAGACCAGGATCGCCCGGCCCTACAGGTTCCTGTTTTCCTAG
- a CDS encoding CsgG/HfaB family protein, which translates to MKRISSVLLLLLLIAAMPVFSAWSESAVALSGIENAGGDPRYDYLAGIVEGLLLFDLSRAPGIVLVNRSSIDDVLEEQRLALTGLTREEKSVQIGRLVGADVLIHGSYVFMGGDVLFSLTITDVESGSVRAVSERGATENTLHRLAEKSVAAINGGRISFTDPDSGRSILSFQDEKPGEILLYSNLVDAEIRVDGDFIGYTTGDSRVPFAITGISPGTHVVETDLGGDFGVVRLPEISFHNWSAKVQVSPGGRSVLRANERHFNSILYDLQQLFRLSETLYSDGKNEMSFRDDLSFTDRKGNSVAAAVSGEARFSESRGTLNVVYSYEGEEHSFSLDTAKPDSSIETEIGLSSLRLSIESRYTNSCSVSVYVDRTDVYQGLHREEGKQGAGVP; encoded by the coding sequence GTGAAAAGAATATCTTCTGTCCTCCTTCTGCTGCTCCTGATTGCCGCCATGCCGGTTTTCTCCGCATGGAGCGAGAGTGCTGTTGCGCTGTCGGGAATAGAAAACGCCGGCGGGGATCCCCGCTACGATTACCTGGCGGGTATCGTCGAGGGCCTGCTGCTCTTTGACCTTTCCCGCGCACCGGGTATTGTCCTTGTAAACCGCAGCAGCATTGATGATGTGCTGGAGGAGCAACGACTGGCCCTGACCGGTCTTACCAGGGAGGAGAAGTCGGTTCAGATCGGACGCCTGGTGGGGGCCGATGTTCTGATTCACGGAAGTTATGTTTTCATGGGCGGGGACGTACTCTTTTCCCTGACCATAACCGATGTGGAATCCGGCTCGGTACGGGCGGTCTCGGAGCGGGGGGCCACGGAGAATACTCTTCATCGCCTCGCCGAAAAGTCGGTGGCAGCCATCAACGGGGGAAGGATCAGTTTTACCGACCCTGACAGCGGTCGTTCAATCTTGTCTTTCCAGGATGAAAAACCCGGGGAGATCCTGCTCTATTCCAATCTCGTGGACGCGGAGATACGAGTGGACGGGGACTTTATCGGTTATACCACCGGTGACTCAAGGGTCCCCTTTGCAATTACCGGCATCAGTCCGGGGACCCACGTGGTGGAGACAGATCTCGGTGGAGACTTCGGTGTCGTCAGGCTTCCGGAGATAAGCTTTCACAACTGGTCTGCAAAGGTTCAGGTGAGTCCCGGAGGTCGTTCCGTCCTGCGGGCCAACGAGCGTCATTTCAATTCCATCCTCTACGATCTGCAGCAGCTGTTCCGTCTGAGCGAAACCCTCTATTCCGACGGGAAAAATGAAATGAGTTTCAGGGATGATCTTTCCTTTACGGACAGAAAGGGAAATTCCGTTGCGGCAGCTGTTTCCGGGGAGGCGCGATTCAGCGAATCCAGGGGGACTCTCAATGTTGTGTACAGCTACGAAGGAGAAGAACACAGTTTCTCCCTGGATACCGCAAAGCCGGATTCTTCCATTGAAACAGAGATCGGCCTCAGCTCCCTTCGTCTGAGCATTGAATCCCGTTACACGAACTCCTGCAGTGTAAGCGTCTATGTGGACAGAACCGATGTATACCAGGGACTTCACCGGGAAGAGGGGAAGCAGGGTGCCGGTGTACCCTGA
- a CDS encoding NAD(P)/FAD-dependent oxidoreductase has protein sequence MMKRYDVVVIGAGVSGAAIARRLSAYRLSIALLEKEIDVSFGVSKANSGVIHGGFHHSPDLLKSRLEIQGNLMYDKLQRELHFPFRRCGILVAAFSTEEMRIVQELYNRGVANGAIGIELCNGDRMHMLEPKLNSDVMGGLFAPGGGIVEPYRLVFSLVESAVLNGVDLHTNFDVAGVEKSGKTGSEDREYVLHGSDGQSIRGRWVINAAGLFADRISGLFGAEDFRIHPRKGEEFLLDREASAHTGRVIFPVPNPVSKGMLVIPTVEGTTMIGPTALETDDKEDLATSSENFEKVFYSARRLIPSVSERDIITSFAGLRPSLEDGDFYIARSEKAERFVQVAGIQSPGLTAAPAIAEYVKDLLKQGGLELTEDPDYQGEIPAVPRFRSMSLHEQDAAVKADPAYGNIICRCENVSEAEVVAAIRRGHTSLDGIKFYTRAGMGRCQGGFCSYKILQILRRETGLPWEKITKRGRKSWIVRERISPAKTS, from the coding sequence ATGATGAAAAGATACGATGTCGTCGTTATCGGCGCAGGCGTCAGCGGCGCTGCCATTGCCAGGCGGCTTTCGGCCTACCGGCTTTCCATTGCCCTTCTGGAGAAGGAGATCGATGTGAGCTTCGGGGTCTCCAAGGCCAATTCCGGAGTGATTCACGGTGGATTCCACCACTCGCCGGATCTGCTGAAATCGAGGCTCGAGATTCAGGGAAACCTGATGTATGACAAGCTGCAGCGGGAACTCCACTTTCCCTTCCGACGCTGCGGTATACTGGTTGCCGCCTTTTCCACTGAAGAGATGCGTATTGTTCAGGAGCTCTACAATCGGGGCGTTGCCAATGGAGCGATCGGCATAGAACTGTGCAACGGCGACAGGATGCATATGCTGGAACCCAAACTGAATTCCGATGTGATGGGAGGACTTTTCGCCCCCGGCGGCGGAATCGTGGAACCCTACCGTCTGGTATTCAGCCTGGTTGAATCAGCAGTCCTGAACGGAGTGGATCTTCATACGAATTTCGATGTGGCGGGAGTAGAAAAATCAGGAAAAACCGGATCCGAAGACCGGGAATATGTTCTGCACGGTTCTGATGGACAAAGCATCAGGGGCCGATGGGTAATCAATGCCGCCGGACTCTTTGCCGACCGGATCTCCGGACTTTTCGGTGCCGAGGACTTCCGCATACATCCCCGCAAAGGGGAGGAGTTTCTGCTGGACCGGGAGGCCTCGGCCCATACCGGCAGGGTGATTTTTCCGGTTCCGAATCCGGTTTCCAAGGGCATGCTGGTCATTCCCACAGTGGAAGGCACAACCATGATAGGACCCACCGCCCTAGAAACCGACGACAAGGAAGATCTTGCTACCAGCAGCGAGAATTTTGAAAAGGTCTTTTACTCAGCCCGAAGGCTGATCCCCTCCGTGTCAGAGCGGGACATCATTACCTCCTTTGCAGGCCTGCGGCCCTCCCTGGAGGACGGAGATTTTTATATCGCCCGTTCCGAAAAGGCGGAAAGATTCGTTCAGGTTGCGGGAATCCAGTCTCCCGGACTGACCGCGGCCCCGGCAATCGCAGAATATGTCAAAGACCTGCTGAAGCAGGGGGGACTCGAGCTGACTGAAGATCCGGATTATCAGGGAGAAATTCCCGCAGTCCCCAGATTCCGCAGCATGAGCCTTCATGAGCAGGACGCCGCCGTAAAGGCGGATCCCGCCTATGGAAATATAATCTGCCGCTGCGAAAACGTAAGCGAGGCGGAGGTCGTTGCAGCCATCCGACGGGGTCATACCAGCCTGGACGGCATAAAATTCTACACCCGCGCCGGAATGGGCCGATGCCAGGGAGGCTTCTGCAGCTATAAAATCCTGCAGATTCTCAGAAGGGAAACAGGTCTGCCCTGGGAGAAGATAACAAAACGGGGGAGGAAGAGCTGGATTGTCCGGGAGCGGATCAGTCCCGCGAAAACATCATGA
- a CDS encoding NAD(P)/FAD-dependent oxidoreductase, with protein MKHTEFDAVVIGGGASGLSAAAEMSRGGASVAVVEREETLGGILNQCIHNGFGLHQYNEELTGPEYAERCIRDLDGLSVKVFTGMTVTLMETEEGTQLLYGFSRESGMVRFRCRAIVLAMGCRERNRGNLGTPGTRPSGIFTAGLAQRLVNIDGMVPGRECVIVGSGDIGLIMARRMTWIGARVRGVIEIQPYPAGITRNIVQCLRDFDIPLYLSHSITRIYGKDRISGVDVAPVRNAGGEASGAFHIPCDTLLLSVGLVPENEISRKAGVRLHPETGGPVVDARYMTSVTGIFACGNVLHVHDLVDYASEEARHCGQAVLDYLSGVSAGEQLRVGAGRNVKYVVPGRFALTGKNRFYLRSMITGTGARLCVRLGGIEVLRRKLPYVQPSEMISFDLAADEDAISSRFTTGGDETDLEVSLEIPEKEGA; from the coding sequence ATGAAGCACACCGAGTTTGATGCCGTGGTTATCGGCGGCGGAGCCTCCGGATTATCCGCTGCTGCGGAGATGAGCCGCGGAGGAGCTTCCGTGGCTGTAGTGGAGAGGGAAGAGACCCTGGGGGGCATTCTCAATCAGTGTATTCATAACGGGTTCGGTCTTCACCAGTACAACGAGGAGCTTACCGGTCCCGAATACGCCGAACGCTGCATCCGGGACCTGGATGGACTCTCCGTTAAGGTGTTTACCGGCATGACCGTTACCCTGATGGAGACGGAAGAGGGAACTCAGCTGCTCTACGGTTTTTCCAGGGAATCGGGAATGGTCCGTTTCCGCTGCAGAGCCATCGTGCTTGCCATGGGCTGCAGGGAACGCAACCGGGGCAACCTGGGCACCCCCGGGACGCGTCCTTCGGGTATTTTTACCGCCGGCCTTGCCCAGCGCCTGGTCAATATTGACGGTATGGTTCCGGGCCGGGAATGTGTTATTGTGGGCTCCGGCGATATCGGTCTTATAATGGCCCGCCGGATGACCTGGATCGGGGCCAGGGTTCGGGGAGTAATAGAAATCCAGCCCTACCCCGCCGGAATAACCCGCAACATTGTGCAATGTCTCCGGGACTTCGATATTCCCCTCTACCTGTCCCACAGCATAACGCGAATATATGGCAAGGACAGGATCAGCGGCGTCGATGTCGCACCGGTGAGAAATGCCGGCGGTGAAGCTTCCGGGGCTTTCCATATACCCTGCGATACCCTGCTGCTCTCCGTCGGCCTGGTCCCGGAGAATGAGATCTCAAGAAAGGCCGGAGTGCGGCTCCATCCTGAAACAGGCGGTCCGGTTGTTGACGCACGGTACATGACCTCGGTAACGGGGATCTTTGCCTGCGGAAATGTTCTACACGTTCACGATCTGGTGGATTACGCCTCGGAAGAGGCCAGACACTGCGGCCAGGCGGTTCTCGATTATCTGTCCGGAGTCTCCGCCGGAGAACAACTCCGGGTCGGTGCGGGACGCAATGTCAAGTATGTGGTTCCGGGACGTTTTGCCCTGACCGGGAAAAACCGCTTTTATCTGCGCAGCATGATTACCGGAACCGGAGCTCGTCTGTGCGTCCGGCTCGGCGGAATCGAAGTCCTCCGCCGGAAACTGCCCTATGTTCAGCCCTCGGAGATGATCAGTTTTGATCTCGCGGCCGATGAGGATGCGATTTCCTCCCGTTTTACCACCGGAGGGGACGAGACTGATCTGGAGGTTTCCCTGGAAATCCCCGAAAAGGAGGGGGCATGA
- a CDS encoding DUF1667 domain-containing protein encodes MKKDLICISCPIGCRLTVEGENPEKISVSGNRCPRGEIYGREEALAPSRMVTATVAIESEKLARLPVKTDRPIGREHIPSLLNQLYALELVPPVYCGDIILDDFAESGVRILATRTIEA; translated from the coding sequence ATGAAAAAAGACCTGATCTGCATCAGCTGTCCCATCGGCTGCAGGCTCACGGTGGAAGGGGAGAATCCCGAAAAGATATCCGTCAGCGGTAACCGCTGTCCCCGGGGGGAAATTTACGGCAGGGAAGAAGCCCTTGCTCCCAGTCGCATGGTCACAGCCACGGTGGCTATAGAATCTGAAAAACTAGCCCGTCTGCCGGTAAAGACTGACAGGCCCATCGGCAGGGAGCATATTCCGTCACTGCTGAATCAGCTCTACGCCCTGGAGCTTGTGCCCCCGGTATACTGCGGAGATATCATTCTCGATGATTTTGCGGAATCCGGGGTCAGGATCCTGGCGACCAGGACAATAGAAGCATAG
- a CDS encoding RraA family protein: MFDTPTIANAIERFNVRPRTEGAMTPEIKCILPYGKTMIGYACTAKVSASTPPTQEQLENWMKYFEVLQKTPRPAIALIQDLDPEPVGSFWGEVNATTHKALGAVGVITNGGVRDLNEVKELGFGFFAKCTLVTHAYIHIEEYNTPVSIGGVTVNPGDLLAADRHGVVLIPREIAPELAAACKLAGDAEMPVLENCRKALAEGREVDLSQLKEWRAEMGRLRAKK, translated from the coding sequence ATGTTTGATACCCCTACTATCGCCAACGCGATAGAGAGGTTCAATGTCCGTCCCCGCACGGAAGGGGCCATGACCCCGGAGATAAAGTGTATACTGCCCTACGGCAAAACAATGATCGGCTATGCCTGTACGGCCAAGGTTTCCGCATCTACACCCCCCACTCAGGAGCAGCTGGAAAACTGGATGAAGTATTTTGAGGTGCTGCAGAAGACCCCCCGTCCTGCCATCGCCCTTATCCAGGACCTTGATCCGGAACCGGTGGGTTCCTTCTGGGGCGAGGTAAACGCCACCACCCATAAGGCCCTGGGGGCTGTGGGGGTAATAACCAACGGCGGTGTGCGGGACCTCAACGAGGTGAAGGAACTTGGGTTCGGATTCTTCGCTAAATGTACCCTGGTGACCCACGCCTACATCCACATTGAGGAGTACAATACTCCTGTAAGCATCGGCGGCGTTACGGTCAATCCGGGGGACCTGCTGGCTGCCGACCGGCACGGTGTTGTGCTGATTCCCCGGGAAATCGCTCCGGAACTGGCCGCAGCCTGCAAACTGGCGGGAGACGCGGAGATGCCGGTACTGGAAAACTGCAGAAAGGCTCTTGCTGAAGGCAGAGAGGTGGATCTTTCCCAGTTGAAGGAGTGGAGGGCCGAAATGGGCCGTCTGCGGGCAAAAAAATAG
- a CDS encoding enolase C-terminal domain-like protein, whose product MSRIERVEVFDFTYIVENIGIAFQDAHNHVGYLKGGRMPMSKYAIIIVCDDGSRGEYVTQWGGTRSALAQTLQLVADLPGRDPDEREFFYKEWNRRLCHTDHMGQGPVDIALWDLAGKQSGKSVADMIGRYRSEILAYASTYHGDHTGMLDSYDAYCDFAVQCREMGYKAFKHHGWFEGDAKVEATLIQKLREQIGESLTLMYDAASDLQTFGDALYVGRACDDAEYFWYEDPYKDNSMSSFSHRKLRSLIKTPLLITEHVRALESKCDFILADGTDFVRTDPEYDMGITGAIKTARMAEAFGLDVEVHACGPAHRQVVGAVQNTNFYEIATVGPKLPNILPPCYACGYKDDIDSIGADGCVPIPDDPGLGVVYDWDWLNAHTTQRHVFSN is encoded by the coding sequence GTGTCACGAATTGAACGAGTCGAAGTATTTGATTTTACCTATATTGTTGAAAATATCGGTATAGCCTTTCAAGATGCTCATAACCATGTAGGATATCTGAAAGGTGGAAGAATGCCGATGTCTAAATACGCTATCATAATCGTATGTGATGATGGCTCGAGGGGTGAATACGTTACTCAGTGGGGTGGCACCAGATCGGCACTGGCTCAAACCCTGCAACTCGTTGCTGATTTACCTGGCAGAGATCCGGATGAAAGGGAGTTTTTCTATAAGGAGTGGAACCGCCGTCTCTGTCATACTGATCATATGGGCCAAGGACCAGTCGATATTGCACTTTGGGATTTGGCGGGAAAACAGAGTGGAAAGTCCGTAGCTGATATGATAGGCAGATACCGCAGTGAAATACTTGCCTATGCAAGCACCTATCATGGGGATCACACTGGAATGCTTGACAGCTATGATGCCTACTGTGATTTTGCTGTCCAGTGCCGCGAAATGGGGTACAAAGCCTTTAAGCATCATGGTTGGTTTGAAGGGGACGCAAAGGTTGAAGCAACCCTGATTCAAAAGCTCCGTGAACAAATAGGTGAGAGTCTGACCTTAATGTACGACGCGGCATCTGACCTTCAAACCTTTGGAGATGCGCTTTATGTTGGGAGGGCTTGCGATGATGCAGAATACTTTTGGTATGAAGATCCTTACAAAGATAACTCAATGTCATCATTTTCTCACAGAAAACTTCGCTCACTGATTAAAACACCGCTATTGATTACCGAGCACGTCCGGGCTTTGGAATCTAAATGTGATTTTATTCTTGCAGATGGGACAGACTTTGTTAGAACTGATCCTGAGTACGATATGGGTATTACTGGAGCTATTAAGACGGCACGGATGGCCGAAGCTTTTGGACTTGATGTAGAAGTACATGCTTGTGGCCCGGCTCATCGTCAGGTTGTAGGTGCTGTGCAAAATACCAATTTCTACGAAATCGCAACTGTGGGTCCTAAGCTACCCAATATTCTACCACCTTGCTATGCCTGTGGATACAAGGACGATATAGATTCCATCGGCGCGGATGGGTGTGTACCTATTCCCGATGATCCAGGACTTGGTGTAGTATACGATTGGGATTGGCTGAATGCCCATACAACTCAGCGTCATGTATTTTCTAATTAA